From Salvelinus namaycush isolate Seneca chromosome 27, SaNama_1.0, whole genome shotgun sequence, the proteins below share one genomic window:
- the ago4 gene encoding protein argonaute-4 isoform X2, producing the protein MEALGPGPPAPTSLFQPPRRPGMGTVGKPIRLLANHFQVQIPKIDVYHYDIDIKPEKRPRRVNREVVDTMVRHFKMQIFGDRQPGYDGKRNMYTAHPLPIGRDRVDLEVTLPGEGKDQTFKVSLQWVSVVSLQMLLEALSGHNEVPEDSVQALDVITRHLPSMRYTPVGRSFFSPPEGYYHPLGGGREVWFGFHQSVRPAMWNMMLNIDVSATAFYRAQPVIEFMCEVLDIQNINEQTKPLTDSQRVKFTKEIRGGWGPAGLKVEVTHCGQMKRKYRVCNVTRRPASHQTFPLQLENGQAMECTVAQYFKQKYSLQLKYPHLPCLQVGQEQKHTYLPLEVCNIVAGQRCIKKLTDNQTSTMIKATARSAPDRQEEISRLVKSNSMVGGPDPYLKEFGIVVHNDMTEVTGRVLPAPMLQYGGRVSTDTGRDCGRGLSPQNKTVATPNQGVWDMRGKQFYAGIEIKVWAVACFAPQKQCREDLLKSFTDQLRKISKDAGMPIQGQPCFCKYAQGADSVEPMFKHLKLSYVGLQLIVVILPGKTPVYAEVKRVGDTLLGMATQCVQVKNVVKTSPQTLSNLCLKINAKLGGINNVLVPHQRPSVFQQPVIFLGADVTHPPAGDGKKPSIAAVVGSMDGHPSRYCATVRVQTSRQDLSQEQLYSQEVIQDLTNMVRELLIQFYKSTRFKPTRIIYYRGGVSEGQMKQVAWPELIAIRKACISLEEDYRPGITYIVVQKRHHTRLFCSDKTERVGKSGNVPAGTTVDSTITHPSEFDFYLCSHAGIQGTSRPSHYHVLWDDNCFTADELQLLTYQLCHTYVRCTRSVSIPAPAYYARLVAFRARYHLVDKDHDSAEGSHVSGQSNGRDPLALAKAVQIHYDTQHTMYFA; encoded by the exons ATGGAAGCGCTCGGACCCG GCCCGCCGgcccccacctccctcttccaGCCCCCGCGGAGGCCTGGCATGGGCACCGTGGGGAAGCCCATCCGCCTGCTGGCCAACCACTTCCAGGTGCAGATTCCCAAGATTGATGTCTATCACTACGATATCGACATCAAGCCTGAGAAACGGCCAAGGAGGGTTAACAG GGAGGTGGTGGACACCATGGTTCGCCACTTCAAGATGCAGATCTTTGGTGATCGGCAACCGGGCTACGACGGGAAGAGGAACATGTACACGGCCCATCCACTACCCATCGGGAGAGACAGG GTGGATCTGGAAGTAACTCTGCCGGGGGAGGGGAAAGATCAGACGTTCAAGGTGTCTCTGCAGTGGGTGTCGGTGGTGAGCCTGCAGATGCTCCTGGAGGCTCTGTCAGGCCACAACGAGGTCCCCGAGGACTCTGTTCAGGCCCTGGACGTCATCACCCGCCACCTGCCTTCCATGAG GTACACTCCAGTGGGGCGCTCCTTCTTCTCCCCTCCGGAGGGTTACTACCACCCCCTGGGCGGAGGCAGGGAGGTGTGGTTCGGCTTCCATCAGTCGGTCCGGCCTGCCATGTGGAACATGATGCTCAACATCGATG TCTCCGCCACTGCTTTCTACCGTGCCCAGCCCGTGATCGAGTTCATGTGCGAGGTGCTCGACATCCAGAACATCAACGAGCAGACCAAGCCACTCACCGACTCCCAACGCGTCAAGTTCACCAAGGAGATCCGAGGTGGGTGGGGACCTGCAG GTCTGAAAGTCGAGGTCACCCACTGTGGTCAGATGAAAAGGAAGTATCGCGTGTGCAATGTCACTCGCCGCCCCGCCAGCCACCAAAC GTTCCCCTTACAGCTGGAGAATGGCCAGGCCATGGAGTGTACAGTGGCTCAGTACTTCAAGCAGAAGTACAGCCTACAGCTCAAATACCCCCACCTGCCCTGCCTACAAGTGGGGCAGGAACAGAAGCACACCTACCTGCCCCTGGAG GTTTGTAACATTGTGGCCGGGCAGCGCTGCATCAAGAAGCTGACAGACAACCAGACTTCCACCATGATCAAAGCTACAGCACGTTCTGCACCCGACAGGCAGGAAGAGATCAGCCGACTG GTCAAAAGCAACAGCATGGTGGGTGGTCCTGACCCTTACCTGAAGGAGTTCGGAATCGTGGTGCACAACGACATGACTGAGGTGACGGGCCGAGTCCTCCCAGCGCCCATGCTGCAGTATGGGGGCCGGGTTAGTACCGACACTGGGCGGGACTGTGGCAGG GGACTCTCTCCGCAGAATAAGACAGTGGCCACGCCCAACCAGGGCGTGTGGGACATGCGGGGGAAGCAGTTCTACGCCGGGATAGAGATCAAGGTGTGGGCCGTGGCCTGCTTCGCCCCACAGAAACAGTGCAGAGAGGACCTGCTCAA GAGCTTCACAGACCAGCTGAGGAAGATCTCGAAGGACGCCGGTATGCCCATCCAGGGCCAGCCGTGTTTCTGTAAATACGCCCAGGGAGCGGACAGCGTGGAACCCATGTTCAAACACCTCAAGCTGTCCTATGTGGGACTGCAGCTCATCGTGGTCATCCTGCCCGGCAAAACCCCTGTTTACG CGGAGGTGAAGCGGGTAGGAGACACTCTCCTGGGCATGGCCACTCAGTGTGTCCAGGTGAAGAATGTGGTGAAGACATCCCCCCAGACCCTCTCCAACCTCTGCCTCAAGATCAACGCCAAGCTGGGGGGCATCAACAACGTCCTGGTGCCCCATCAGAG ACCCTCTGTGTTCCAGCAACCCGTCATCTTCCTGGGGGCAGACGTCACTCACCCTCCAGCCGGCGACGGCAAGAAGCCCTCCATCGCGGCGGTGGTGGGCAGCATGGACGGCCACCCCAGCCGCTACTGTGCCACGGTGCGCGTGCAGACGTCGCGCCAGGACCTGTCCCAGGAGCAGCTGTACAGCCAGGAGGTCATCCAGGACCTGACCAACATGGTGCGCGAGCTGCTCATCCAGTTCTACAAGTCCACGCGCTTCAAGCCCACACGCATCATCTACTACCGAGGCGGCGTGTCCGAGGGCCAAATGAAACAG gTGGCGTGGCCAGAGCTGATTGCCATCAGGAAGGCCTGTATCAGCTTAGAGGAGGACTACCGACCGGGCATCACCTACATCGTGGTTCAGAAACGTCACCACACCCGCCTCTTCTGCTCAGACAAGACCGAGAGG GTTGGAAAGAGTGGCAACGTCCCAGCCGGAACCACGGTGGACAGCACAATCACCCACCCCTCTGAGTTTGACTTCTACCTGTGCAGCCATGCTGGGATCCAGGGCACCAGCCGGCCCTCCCACTACCACGTCCTGTGGGACGACAACTGCTTCACGGCCGACGAGCTCCAGCTGCTCACTTACCAGCTGTGCCACACCTACGTCCGCTGCACCCGCTCTGTCTCCATCCCCGCGCCAGCCTACTACGCCCGGCTGGTGGCCTTCCGCGCCCGCTACCACCTGGTGGACAAAGATCACGACAG TGCGGAGGGCAGCCACGTGTCGGGCCAGAGTAACGGTCGGGACCCCCTGGCCCTGGCCAAGGCAGTCCAGATCCACTATGACACTCAGCACACTATGTATTTCGCCTGA
- the ago4 gene encoding protein argonaute-4 isoform X5 produces the protein MEALGPGPPAPTSLFQPPRRPGMGTVGKPIRLLANHFQVQIPKIDVYHYDIDIKPEKRPRRVNREVVDTMVRHFKMQIFGDRQPGYDGKRNMYTAHPLPIGRDRVDLEVTLPGEGKDQTFKVSLQWVSVVSLQMLLEALSGHNEVPEDSVQALDVITRHLPSMRYTPVGRSFFSPPEGYYHPLGGGREVWFGFHQSVRPAMWNMMLNIDVSATAFYRAQPVIEFMCEVLDIQNINEQTKPLTDSQRVKFTKEIRGLKVEVTHCGQMKRKYRVCNVTRRPASHQTFPLQLENGQAMECTVAQYFKQKYSLQLKYPHLPCLQVGQEQKHTYLPLEVCNIVAGQRCIKKLTDNQTSTMIKATARSAPDRQEEISRLVKSNSMVGGPDPYLKEFGIVVHNDMTEVTGRVLPAPMLQYGGRVSTDTGRDCGRGLSPQNKTVATPNQGVWDMRGKQFYAGIEIKVWAVACFAPQKQCREDLLKSFTDQLRKISKDAGMPIQGQPCFCKYAQGADSVEPMFKHLKLSYVGLQLIVVILPGKTPVYAEVKRVGDTLLGMATQCVQVKNVVKTSPQTLSNLCLKINAKLGGINNVLVPHQRPSVFQQPVIFLGADVTHPPAGDGKKPSIAAVVGSMDGHPSRYCATVRVQTSRQDLSQEQLYSQEVIQDLTNMVRELLIQFYKSTRFKPTRIIYYRGGVSEGQMKQVAWPELIAIRKACISLEEDYRPGITYIVVQKRHHTRLFCSDKTERVGKSGNVPAGTTVDSTITHPSEFDFYLCSHAGIQGTSRPSHYHVLWDDNCFTADELQLLTYQLCHTYVRCTRSVSIPAPAYYARLVAFRARYHLVDKDHDSAEGSHVSGQSNGRDPLALAKAVQIHYDTQHTMYFA, from the exons ATGGAAGCGCTCGGACCCG GCCCGCCGgcccccacctccctcttccaGCCCCCGCGGAGGCCTGGCATGGGCACCGTGGGGAAGCCCATCCGCCTGCTGGCCAACCACTTCCAGGTGCAGATTCCCAAGATTGATGTCTATCACTACGATATCGACATCAAGCCTGAGAAACGGCCAAGGAGGGTTAACAG GGAGGTGGTGGACACCATGGTTCGCCACTTCAAGATGCAGATCTTTGGTGATCGGCAACCGGGCTACGACGGGAAGAGGAACATGTACACGGCCCATCCACTACCCATCGGGAGAGACAGG GTGGATCTGGAAGTAACTCTGCCGGGGGAGGGGAAAGATCAGACGTTCAAGGTGTCTCTGCAGTGGGTGTCGGTGGTGAGCCTGCAGATGCTCCTGGAGGCTCTGTCAGGCCACAACGAGGTCCCCGAGGACTCTGTTCAGGCCCTGGACGTCATCACCCGCCACCTGCCTTCCATGAG GTACACTCCAGTGGGGCGCTCCTTCTTCTCCCCTCCGGAGGGTTACTACCACCCCCTGGGCGGAGGCAGGGAGGTGTGGTTCGGCTTCCATCAGTCGGTCCGGCCTGCCATGTGGAACATGATGCTCAACATCGATG TCTCCGCCACTGCTTTCTACCGTGCCCAGCCCGTGATCGAGTTCATGTGCGAGGTGCTCGACATCCAGAACATCAACGAGCAGACCAAGCCACTCACCGACTCCCAACGCGTCAAGTTCACCAAGGAGATCCGAG GTCTGAAAGTCGAGGTCACCCACTGTGGTCAGATGAAAAGGAAGTATCGCGTGTGCAATGTCACTCGCCGCCCCGCCAGCCACCAAAC GTTCCCCTTACAGCTGGAGAATGGCCAGGCCATGGAGTGTACAGTGGCTCAGTACTTCAAGCAGAAGTACAGCCTACAGCTCAAATACCCCCACCTGCCCTGCCTACAAGTGGGGCAGGAACAGAAGCACACCTACCTGCCCCTGGAG GTTTGTAACATTGTGGCCGGGCAGCGCTGCATCAAGAAGCTGACAGACAACCAGACTTCCACCATGATCAAAGCTACAGCACGTTCTGCACCCGACAGGCAGGAAGAGATCAGCCGACTG GTCAAAAGCAACAGCATGGTGGGTGGTCCTGACCCTTACCTGAAGGAGTTCGGAATCGTGGTGCACAACGACATGACTGAGGTGACGGGCCGAGTCCTCCCAGCGCCCATGCTGCAGTATGGGGGCCGGGTTAGTACCGACACTGGGCGGGACTGTGGCAGG GGACTCTCTCCGCAGAATAAGACAGTGGCCACGCCCAACCAGGGCGTGTGGGACATGCGGGGGAAGCAGTTCTACGCCGGGATAGAGATCAAGGTGTGGGCCGTGGCCTGCTTCGCCCCACAGAAACAGTGCAGAGAGGACCTGCTCAA GAGCTTCACAGACCAGCTGAGGAAGATCTCGAAGGACGCCGGTATGCCCATCCAGGGCCAGCCGTGTTTCTGTAAATACGCCCAGGGAGCGGACAGCGTGGAACCCATGTTCAAACACCTCAAGCTGTCCTATGTGGGACTGCAGCTCATCGTGGTCATCCTGCCCGGCAAAACCCCTGTTTACG CGGAGGTGAAGCGGGTAGGAGACACTCTCCTGGGCATGGCCACTCAGTGTGTCCAGGTGAAGAATGTGGTGAAGACATCCCCCCAGACCCTCTCCAACCTCTGCCTCAAGATCAACGCCAAGCTGGGGGGCATCAACAACGTCCTGGTGCCCCATCAGAG ACCCTCTGTGTTCCAGCAACCCGTCATCTTCCTGGGGGCAGACGTCACTCACCCTCCAGCCGGCGACGGCAAGAAGCCCTCCATCGCGGCGGTGGTGGGCAGCATGGACGGCCACCCCAGCCGCTACTGTGCCACGGTGCGCGTGCAGACGTCGCGCCAGGACCTGTCCCAGGAGCAGCTGTACAGCCAGGAGGTCATCCAGGACCTGACCAACATGGTGCGCGAGCTGCTCATCCAGTTCTACAAGTCCACGCGCTTCAAGCCCACACGCATCATCTACTACCGAGGCGGCGTGTCCGAGGGCCAAATGAAACAG gTGGCGTGGCCAGAGCTGATTGCCATCAGGAAGGCCTGTATCAGCTTAGAGGAGGACTACCGACCGGGCATCACCTACATCGTGGTTCAGAAACGTCACCACACCCGCCTCTTCTGCTCAGACAAGACCGAGAGG GTTGGAAAGAGTGGCAACGTCCCAGCCGGAACCACGGTGGACAGCACAATCACCCACCCCTCTGAGTTTGACTTCTACCTGTGCAGCCATGCTGGGATCCAGGGCACCAGCCGGCCCTCCCACTACCACGTCCTGTGGGACGACAACTGCTTCACGGCCGACGAGCTCCAGCTGCTCACTTACCAGCTGTGCCACACCTACGTCCGCTGCACCCGCTCTGTCTCCATCCCCGCGCCAGCCTACTACGCCCGGCTGGTGGCCTTCCGCGCCCGCTACCACCTGGTGGACAAAGATCACGACAG TGCGGAGGGCAGCCACGTGTCGGGCCAGAGTAACGGTCGGGACCCCCTGGCCCTGGCCAAGGCAGTCCAGATCCACTATGACACTCAGCACACTATGTATTTCGCCTGA